A portion of the Deltaproteobacteria bacterium genome contains these proteins:
- a CDS encoding F0F1 ATP synthase subunit alpha produces the protein MELKAAEISEIIKRQIQGYDKQVEVRETGTVLSAGDGIARVHGLDRVASGELLLFPHDIFGIALNLEEDNVGAAVFGEVQAIKEGDEVRRTGRIAEVPVGDAMLGRVVNALGQPVDGKGPISTKETRRIEIKAPGIVLRQPVKQPLQTGIKAIDSMIPIGRGQRELIIGDRQTGKTALIIDTIINQKGGDVNCIYVAIGQKRSTVAQVVERLTRAGAMDYTTVVIATASEAAPLQFIAPYAGTAIGEFFRDTGKHALVAYDDLSKHAVAYRQLSLLLRRPPGREAYPGDVFYLHSRLLERAAKMSDAQGGGSLTALPVIETQAGDVSAYIPTNVISITDGQIYLESDLFYAGVRPAVNVGISVSRVGGSAQIKAMRQIAGSLRLDLAQYREMAAFAQFGSDLDATTQKMLARGSRLVEILKQGQYQPLPVERQILSLYAGTNGYVDQLPESALKKYETELHRFVENRYPEVFSDIRSKRELTDDVKERMNSVLKEFNETFTA, from the coding sequence ATGGAACTGAAAGCGGCTGAAATTAGTGAAATCATTAAGCGACAGATTCAGGGCTATGACAAACAGGTAGAAGTCCGAGAAACCGGAACAGTCCTCTCTGCAGGTGACGGTATTGCTCGGGTCCATGGACTCGACCGTGTTGCCTCTGGTGAGTTGCTGTTGTTCCCCCATGACATTTTCGGGATCGCTTTGAACCTGGAAGAAGACAACGTCGGTGCCGCCGTCTTCGGTGAAGTTCAGGCCATTAAGGAAGGCGATGAAGTTCGTCGCACCGGCCGCATCGCTGAAGTCCCGGTTGGTGATGCCATGCTTGGTCGCGTCGTAAACGCGCTTGGCCAGCCAGTCGATGGCAAAGGTCCGATTTCGACTAAAGAGACCCGCCGCATCGAAATCAAAGCGCCCGGTATCGTCTTGCGTCAACCTGTGAAGCAGCCCTTACAGACTGGGATTAAAGCCATCGACTCAATGATTCCGATTGGGCGCGGACAGCGGGAATTGATCATCGGTGACCGGCAAACTGGCAAGACCGCGCTGATCATCGATACCATCATCAACCAAAAGGGCGGTGATGTTAATTGTATCTACGTCGCGATTGGACAAAAGCGCTCAACCGTTGCGCAAGTGGTCGAACGCCTGACGCGCGCTGGTGCGATGGATTACACGACCGTTGTCATCGCCACTGCTTCTGAAGCTGCGCCGCTGCAATTTATTGCCCCGTACGCCGGAACCGCGATCGGTGAGTTCTTCCGTGATACCGGGAAGCATGCCTTAGTGGCGTACGATGACCTTTCCAAACACGCGGTTGCCTATCGCCAGCTTTCCTTGTTGCTCCGCCGTCCACCGGGCCGCGAAGCCTATCCTGGTGACGTGTTCTATCTCCATTCGCGCCTGCTCGAACGTGCTGCCAAGATGAGCGACGCACAGGGTGGTGGGTCGTTGACTGCACTCCCTGTGATTGAAACCCAAGCCGGTGACGTTTCGGCCTACATTCCAACCAACGTCATTTCCATTACTGACGGTCAGATCTATCTGGAAAGCGACTTGTTCTACGCTGGTGTTCGTCCTGCGGTGAACGTCGGTATTTCAGTGTCGCGCGTCGGTGGTTCTGCTCAGATTAAGGCGATGCGGCAGATCGCTGGTTCGTTGCGTCTCGACCTCGCGCAGTATCGTGAAATGGCTGCCTTCGCTCAGTTCGGTTCAGACCTCGATGCTACGACTCAGAAGATGTTAGCGCGTGGCTCGCGGTTAGTGGAGATCTTGAAGCAAGGTCAGTATCAGCCGCTGCCGGTCGAACGACAGATTCTCTCCTTGTATGCTGGCACGAACGGATATGTCGATCAGCTCCCCGAAAGTGCGCTGAAGAAGTACGAAACCGAGTTGCACCGCTTCGTCGAGAACCGTTACCCAGAAGTGTTTAGCGATATTCGTAGCAAACGCGAATTGACTGACGACGTCAAAGAGAGAATGAACTCAGTCCTCAAAGAGTTTAACGAAACGTTTACGGCGTAA
- the atpF gene encoding F0F1 ATP synthase subunit B: MSMKSHLRKVVGFATTGFLLVLPSLLLAMEEEGHGGNGEGHHGEHVPSVSELLFPAINFLIFAFILWKYVIPPVRGALRQRREKIAQALYEAKRAKEEAQSLRSEYEQRLAGLAAEQEKMRAQALEAAERERDRIVEEARQMAERVKNEVQQIAQREVEEARRTLRQEVANQAVRMATELVQSRLGQADHRRFVQDLVTEVQNAANSSR, encoded by the coding sequence GTGAGTATGAAGAGCCATTTAAGAAAAGTGGTCGGTTTCGCCACGACAGGTTTTTTGCTTGTCTTACCCTCTCTTCTTTTAGCGATGGAGGAGGAAGGACATGGAGGAAATGGGGAAGGACATCACGGTGAGCACGTTCCTTCCGTATCAGAGCTGCTTTTCCCCGCAATAAATTTCCTTATCTTCGCCTTTATTCTGTGGAAATACGTTATTCCTCCGGTTCGCGGTGCGCTCCGTCAGCGGCGTGAGAAGATTGCTCAGGCTCTTTATGAAGCGAAGCGAGCAAAAGAAGAAGCGCAGAGTCTGCGCAGCGAATACGAACAGCGACTAGCTGGACTCGCGGCTGAACAAGAAAAGATGCGCGCCCAGGCTCTGGAAGCTGCCGAGCGAGAACGGGACCGTATTGTCGAAGAAGCGCGACAAATGGCAGAACGGGTAAAGAACGAGGTACAACAGATTGCTCAACGCGAAGTCGAAGAAGCGCGAAGGACGCTTCGCCAAGAAGTCGCCAATCAAGCGGTGCGTATGGCAACAGAGTTGGTTCAATCGCGCCTCGGACAAGCCGACCACCGTCGTTTCGTTCAAGATCTCGTGACTGAGGTACAGAATGCCGCAAACTCCAGCCGCTAG
- a CDS encoding ATP synthase F0 subunit B → MLSIDPQWLVFQIILFLAVWMFLRKFLFEPHLAVLQQRTQRSEGALKEAQQVRADAESIETRYKTQLAETRTGTMQQVDTVYRAAEEQAKVVTDEARSEANQTLANMRASLLQEIEAARKDLESRTPEFARTIAEKLLGRPLT, encoded by the coding sequence GTGTTATCGATCGACCCGCAATGGCTAGTCTTCCAAATCATCCTCTTTCTCGCGGTATGGATGTTTTTACGCAAATTTCTCTTTGAGCCCCATTTAGCTGTCCTCCAGCAACGCACCCAGCGCAGCGAAGGAGCTCTCAAAGAAGCTCAGCAAGTCAGGGCCGATGCCGAATCAATAGAGACTCGCTATAAAACCCAACTCGCCGAAACTCGGACTGGCACCATGCAGCAAGTCGATACGGTCTATAGAGCTGCAGAAGAACAGGCAAAAGTCGTGACAGACGAAGCTCGGAGCGAGGCGAATCAGACGCTGGCCAATATGCGGGCAAGCTTACTGCAAGAGATTGAAGCTGCAAGAAAGGACCTAGAGTCTCGCACCCCAGAATTTGCCCGTACGATTGCGGAAAAACTGCTCGGGAGGCCCTTGACGTGA
- a CDS encoding ParB/RepB/Spo0J family partition protein, translated as MSETVSLVKRRALGRGLGALIPQGTATTPPPADRRVLIAEIRPNPNQPRRYFDDVRLTELAESIKQQGILQPLIVRKVEPGYELIIGERRLRAAQKAGLDRVPVIVKEVTDAQSMEMALVENIQREELTPIEEALAYRQLMEELHLTQEEVATRVGKSRPVITNLLRVLNLPDEIKEEIDRGGLSVGHARTLVSLGTPEQQIAIARRIMRQGLSVRETETLVSQAVSQPSTEALPPPTASGSTGEQTTAHDIHVSALEEELMRTFGTKVRLRPKKKGGRIEIEYYSNEELEGILARLRR; from the coding sequence ATGAGCGAAACTGTGAGTTTAGTGAAGCGTCGCGCTCTTGGTCGTGGACTAGGGGCACTGATTCCGCAAGGGACGGCAACAACCCCTCCTCCTGCTGACCGCCGAGTGTTGATAGCCGAGATCCGCCCCAACCCCAACCAGCCACGGCGTTATTTTGACGATGTCCGGCTCACCGAACTTGCCGAATCGATCAAACAGCAAGGGATTTTGCAACCGCTGATCGTACGCAAAGTCGAGCCAGGGTACGAATTGATCATCGGAGAGCGGCGCTTACGAGCAGCCCAAAAAGCCGGTCTTGATCGTGTTCCGGTCATTGTCAAAGAAGTCACTGACGCGCAAAGCATGGAAATGGCGCTGGTTGAGAACATCCAGCGTGAAGAACTCACTCCTATCGAAGAAGCTCTCGCCTATCGTCAGCTCATGGAAGAACTCCACCTCACCCAAGAAGAGGTTGCCACACGGGTTGGTAAAAGCCGACCAGTGATTACGAACTTATTGCGGGTCTTAAATCTTCCTGATGAGATCAAAGAAGAAATTGACCGTGGTGGACTCTCAGTTGGTCACGCGCGGACTCTTGTTTCACTGGGAACACCAGAGCAACAAATTGCCATTGCGCGCCGCATCATGCGCCAAGGGCTATCAGTCAGAGAGACCGAAACACTGGTATCACAAGCAGTTTCTCAACCATCAACAGAAGCATTGCCGCCTCCTACGGCCTCAGGTTCCACTGGAGAACAAACAACTGCCCATGATATTCATGTATCTGCATTAGAAGAAGAGCTTATGCGCACATTCGGCACAAAGGTGCGTCTACGGCCAAAAAAGAAAGGTGGCCGCATCGAAATCGAATATTATTCCAACGAAGAGCTTGAAGGGATCCTTGCTCGCCTCCGTAGATGA
- the atpH gene encoding ATP synthase F1 subunit delta → MPQTPAARRYAKALLDLAQAQKAEEVIANELSQIVTAIADPAIEKVMLLPTLPLTARKEIVEQLITSAKPNPTLSSFLRVLADNDRLSMLKDVYDSYQALLEQASGKVRAQIRTAAALSNKELKSIVDAFSRLTKKTVLPTVTVDPTLLGGVVVEIQGRVWDASLLAQLRRMGDALAQQI, encoded by the coding sequence ATGCCGCAAACTCCAGCCGCTAGACGCTATGCCAAAGCCTTGCTTGACCTTGCTCAAGCGCAGAAAGCTGAAGAGGTTATTGCTAACGAGCTATCGCAAATCGTCACCGCCATTGCTGATCCAGCAATCGAAAAGGTGATGTTACTACCGACCCTTCCTCTCACTGCACGGAAGGAGATCGTTGAGCAGCTCATTACGTCAGCAAAACCGAACCCAACCTTGAGTAGTTTTCTGCGGGTGTTAGCTGATAACGACCGGCTATCCATGCTGAAAGATGTGTACGATTCCTACCAAGCCCTGCTTGAGCAAGCGAGTGGGAAAGTTCGTGCGCAGATTCGCACGGCAGCGGCATTATCGAACAAAGAACTGAAGTCGATTGTAGACGCGTTCTCTCGCCTGACCAAAAAGACCGTTCTCCCCACAGTAACGGTCGATCCTACGCTCCTAGGGGGTGTCGTAGTGGAAATCCAAGGCAGGGTATGGGACGCAAGTTTACTCGCGCAGCTTCGTCGCATGGGCGACGCGCTCGCGCAACAGATATGA
- a CDS encoding ParA family protein codes for MGRIICIANRKGGVGKTTTAINLSASLGVAGERTLLVDCDPQGNATSGIGVKAEAETPTIYEVLLGECKLLDAIQKTAIAKLDVLPANHDLIGAEVELLNIEDREYRLQTLLRKAREQYAYILIDCPPSLGLLTVNALTAADSVLVPLQCEYYALEGLRSLLETMSAIREQLNPDLAIEGILLTMFDARNNLSQQIADEVREFFPHNVFDVVIPRNVRLTESPSHGLPVILYDPSCRGAQSYVELAREIAKRDPQAWSALAHAEGAER; via the coding sequence GTGGGCAGGATCATCTGTATCGCCAATCGTAAGGGTGGGGTTGGAAAAACAACTACTGCTATTAATCTTTCTGCTTCTCTGGGAGTTGCCGGAGAGCGTACGCTTTTGGTCGATTGCGATCCGCAAGGCAATGCGACAAGCGGTATTGGGGTTAAGGCTGAGGCTGAGACTCCGACTATTTATGAAGTTCTTTTGGGCGAGTGCAAATTGCTCGATGCGATTCAGAAAACCGCCATCGCCAAACTTGATGTGTTGCCAGCCAATCATGATCTCATCGGTGCAGAAGTGGAGCTGCTCAATATTGAAGATCGTGAGTATCGTTTACAAACCCTTCTCCGCAAAGCCCGCGAGCAGTATGCGTACATCCTGATTGATTGCCCTCCGTCCTTGGGCTTGTTGACCGTGAATGCGTTGACCGCTGCTGACAGTGTGTTGGTGCCGTTGCAGTGTGAGTATTATGCCTTGGAAGGACTTCGCTCACTGTTAGAGACTATGTCGGCCATTCGTGAACAGTTGAATCCTGATTTGGCGATTGAAGGGATTCTGCTGACCATGTTTGACGCGCGCAATAATCTCAGCCAGCAGATTGCCGATGAAGTGCGCGAGTTCTTTCCTCACAATGTGTTTGATGTCGTGATTCCGCGCAATGTGCGCCTGACGGAAAGTCCGAGTCATGGCTTGCCGGTGATCCTCTACGACCCGTCGTGTCGTGGAGCACAGAGCTACGTAGAACTGGCGCGAGAAATCGCCAAGCGTGATCCGCAGGCGTGGTCTGCGCTTGCGCATGCGGAAGGAGCCGAGCGATGA